From the Macadamia integrifolia cultivar HAES 741 unplaced genomic scaffold, SCU_Mint_v3 scaffold3590, whole genome shotgun sequence genome, one window contains:
- the LOC122068228 gene encoding trafficking protein particle complex subunit 12-like translates to MDHESNEEQTLASNLQALSFSDPLSDQFNSLNDLCYEISSLQDLASRGSWRSILDKVARARKLSFLRKPHEHLIYLSYNVLALTKLRQYGDAAEELDSVEDFDSAQYKYESYPDHYPNRSGSMVPFALRWLHAEIPHKLGKRPETLDRLYTLLDFVRTKLKERESKSMDVCFEQWKKREAFLVNAISCHHLSHKEFGVCLTLLQSLLNIDSPDPVLLSKLGYIQMQLGDLDGSKASFNRVEHLMKEGNSGALLDEMEFKNLVSRNKALIYLVGKDYISAVREYDVCIERDPTDVVATNNKALCLMYSRDLSDSIKVLESALERVPTAALNETLVVNLCSMYELAYVNHGDIKKTLSNWIARVAPDDFDSSCTRI, encoded by the coding sequence ATGGACCACGAATCAAATGAAGAACAAACCCTAGCATCAAATTTACAAGCTCTCTCATTTTCAGATCCGTTATCCGACCAATTCAATTCCTTGAACGATCTCTGCTACGAAATCTCATCTCTGCAAGACCTAGCTTCTCGAGGTTCATGGCGATCGATCCTCGACAAGGTTGCTCGGGCTCGGAAACTCTCTTTCCTTCGAAAACCCCACGAACACTTGATCTATCTCTCTTACAATGTTCTAGCGCTTACCAAGCTTCGTCAATACGGAGATGCGGCGGAAGAACTCGATTCTGTTGAAGACTTCGACAGCGCTCAATACAAGTACGAATCTTATCCTGATCATTACCCGAACCGATCTGGTTCGATGGTTCCTTTTGCGCTTCGATGGCTTCATGCAGAGATCCCTCACAAGTTAGGTAAGCGCCCAGAAACCCTAGATAGATTGTATACTCTGCTTGATTTCGTACGTACGAAATTGAAGGAGAGGGAATCCAAATCCATGGACGTCTGCTTTGAGCAGTGGAAGAAAAGGGAAGCCTTTCTGGTCAATGCAATCTCTTGTCATCATTTGAGTCATAAAGAGTTTGGCGTGTGCTTGACATTGCTCCAGAGTTTACTCAACATTGATTCACCGGATCCGGTACTGTTGTCGAAGCTGGGTTATATACAAATGCAGCTTGGAGATCTAGATGGATCTAAGGCGTCTTTCAATCGAGTAGAACACTTGATGAAGGAAGGTAATTCCGGGGCGTTGTTGGATGAGATGGAGTTTAAGAATCTAGTTAGTCGGAACAAGGCTCTGATTTATCTGGTGGGGAAGGATTATATATCAGCTGTGAGAGAGTATGATGTGTGCATTGAGAGAGACCCGACTGACGTGGTGGCAACAAATAACAAGGCACTGTGCTTGATGTATTCGAGGGATCTTTCAGATTCGATCAAGGTTTTAGAAAGTGCATTGGAAAGGGTACCGACAGCGGCTCTCAATGAGACATTGGTGGTAAATTTGTGTAGCATGTATGAATTGGCTTATGTTAACCATGGTGACATCAAGAAGACGCTCAGTAATTGGATTGCTCGAGTTGCTCCTGATGATTTTGATTCATCTTGTACTCGAATTTAA